From the Rhodopirellula islandica genome, the window GGTTTCATCGACCTTCAACAGGTACATGTTTTGATTGCTGGTCGCGATGAAATTCGCACCGTCGCGAGAGCACCATAGCTCGGAAGTCATTCGTTCCCCATCGAGCAACTCGATGCGTGATTGCTTGACTTCCAACGATGCCAGGTCCAACAAGTAGATCCACCCATCGTGGGTCGTGAAAAAGATTCGATCCCCATCGGCAGATTGCGCCGAAGCCAAGGGTGGCTTCACTGCCTGATAGCTCGCCAATTTGGTTCCCTGTTGCAGATCCCAAAGGGTCAGCACCCCACGTTCAAAACCGATCAGTCGATTGCCATCCGGCGACAGATAAACTGGGTGCTGTCCGTCCAATCGACTTGGAATTCGATGGACGATGTTCCCGCTTCGATCCACCACGGCAGGATTGTTTCCTGCGATCAACAAGAACGCCCCGTCCACTGACATCTGCAGCACCGTCTGCCCGGGGCTGAGTGCCAAACGTGTCTCTTTCCACTGGCGTGAGAAGCCACGACGCAGCAATTCCAACCGCTCGCGATATTCCGCATCCAACGTGGCTGGACGAGCAATGACTTCATCCTCGGTGACAGGTTGAGCCAACCGCTCATCCACCTGGTCGTCCCACTCGATGCCATGTTCCCGTCGGTACAACTCACCCCGCAACTTCGGTCCGTCAACCGGATGAAGTTCATCCACAGACAAACGAATCACGGATTCGTTCTCGCCCTCAAAATAGATGTAGTACCGATTCGCGCGGATCGGCGTGGCGGGCAAAGTGGTCCAACCGTCGGCCCGTCGAATCACGCGATGGGTGATCGTGGACGGGTCCAGCCCATCTGTGCTGCCTGCTTTGCCCTGCTCACGAAACTCGGCGGCCATCTCCTCCATTGTCTTCCAATCGTGTTCCGCAAACAACGAGCGTGCAATGCGGAAGTGGCCGCCTACCATCCCGCGCATGATCGCGTCGTCACCGTCAAAACGGTCAAAGTTAGCGGTAAACAACTGATTCGAGTCCACCAATTTCCAGGTCAGAAAGCTTGGCGGCTTCGGCAGATTGCGTAGTTCCTCTTCCAACTCTCCCCGGAGGACTTCTTGAAACTGGTCGACTTCTTGCGTCGCGGCGTACTCGTCGTCGGTTGAAACGGTTTGCCGGACTTCGGCTTCGGAACGCAATTGCACCTCCAGCTCAAGCTTTTCCAGGTGCGAAAAGGCTGTTCCAGGGATCGTCTGACGCTTTCCCTCCTCATCGGTGAACAGGAATTGATCGCTGTCGTTCCAGCTTGGATCCTCTGCCGGCGGCAATGGTTGCTTCCCCATTAACCCGTAGATTCGCAGAGTCGGAATCGCGATCGGTATGGCCTGGTTAGGAAACTGCTCCTTCAGAGCCTGCCATTGTTGGGAAGCTTGTTCATTGGCACGGTCTGTCAAAAGCTCCCTATCAACCAGGAAATCGACCGTCCCATCACGCATGATCCAACTATCAAGGTGTTGACCAACGACAACGCCGTCGAAACCAACCTGAGCCCGATATGGCTGTTTGTGCCAGCTCGCCAACCAGTCTTCCATCGCTTTCGCAGAGGGAAGCTGCATTTCAAAAATGATCTTCTTCTCAAAATGTTCCTGCAGTTTGATCCACTGGATCCGATCCTCGCGAGAGGTTTTGGCAAGCTCCGGCAGTCCCTTGGTAGATGCGGTTGGATCGGCTTCGAGCATCATCAACTTCATTTCCATCGCGTCCACGAAATGCAGTTGATCGACAGGCAACCCCACCGGCGTGTCACGGTTGGCCATTTTGACCTTCAAGGAGGTCTCGTTCGTCATCTCCAATGGTTTGATCGCCAACACCATGGAATGGGAACGTCGGACGAGAAAATACTCGGCATGCAAAGAGGGACGCTTCTCCTTGGGGTGAGCCTCGAAATACTCGTTCAGCCCCCGGACGCTTTGTTCAGCCGCCGCTCTCCACGGTTCTGTCAATTCGGCTTTCAAGATGGCGACCGTCGAGTTTTCGGCATCGAACCGATAGACGTAATACGGGTGTTCTTCGCCAATCAGCGTCGCCGTGAATCGGGTATTGGACGCGGTGTCCTTGAGTCGCCAAGCCCCGCACGTATTGAGGTAGCGGAACGGATTGGAATCGACCAGTTCTTGCCGTTGTTCGTCCCATGACTTGGCAATCTGCTCAGGGGAAACCTCTTCATCAAGCTCATTCATCTTCCTTTCCAAGAGCACACGCCGCAGATCCAATTCCGAAGGACCGGTGAACGAACCGAGCGACTCCCAGCGTTTGATCCGAAACTTCCGAAATCGAGCTCGTTCGGGTCGATGATCAGGCACGAACCATGAAACCTTGCTCTTGGAAGGATCCGACTCATCTTCGACGATTTCAAGCGGCTTCCCAGGTCCGAGCATCCCCAGTCGCCCAGGCCAACACCAAAGATCGGTTTGCTCGAGGCCTGGTACCTGTTTCACTTTTCCAGTCTGCAACCAATCCGCCGCTCGTTCGCGATCAGCTTCCGCGAGCATGCTTTTGCGAACACGAAATCGAGCCATCACGGGGTGCGAAGCATATGGCTTCCAAATGCGTCCGAAGACAAAGGCGTCGTTCACTTGGCCAAGCAATGCGGCTCGAAACTCCACCCCAGGAACCGCGGTCTGCCATTTCGACAACTTGTCGAGAACGTTCAGACGCTCGCGCATCAGATCACGTTGTTCGCCCCGGAATGACGCCAGCGGAATGGCAATCAACTGTTGTTGAATGTTCCAATACGAGATGTCGTCTTCGACCAACAACAGAGACGCGTTGTTCAGTTCCCGGTCACCTTGCATCCACGCCTTGCCACCTTCGTCGCGAATGGGAAACGCCTCGCGAAGCCGGTCCACCAAAGAACGCCAAGGTTCCAACGTCTTTTCAATGAATTCGCGATCGGAGTCACTGAACTGCCTCAACGGAAACGACTGGAACTTTCGACTGCGTACCTCAAGATGGATCCAATCGTCTGGACCAATCCATTGGACCAATCGTCCTTGAATCGGTTCTCGATCCTGCAATTGCCACTCCCGTGCTTCCGTGACCTTCGGGGCATCGTTCACTCGGGCCGTCAGAACAATTTTGGCACCATCGGCGATCGCGGACGGGTTCAGGCCGCTCGGCAATTGAGCGTGAGCTGACGCCCCCAAACACAAGAGGAATACCAGCGACAAAACCAAACGTTCAAAAAGGGAGTCGCCCTTCATTCCAGCCACCAAAATCAAGAATGGATCGAGTGAGTGCACCGCGACCGAGCATCATGCAGTGCAACACAATTTTATCAGTCAGCAAAACTCGCGGCGCCCATGAAATCGCGCCGAACAGGCATCCGATTCCAACCGCTGGCATCTCCATTTCTGATGCCTTTTCGCCGTAACAGTTCCTTTATTTCTTTGATTTCAAGCGTTCCGCCAATTTACTTCCAACAACGAAAAAACCCTCGCAAGAGAACTTGCGAGGGTTTTTCGTTCATTCGTTCTGTTCAGGTGATCCGTTGGATCACCTATCAGACTACTTGTCAGTGAAGTCCAAGAACCACCAGCCGTCATCCCATTCGAGCGACACTTTCCGCCATCCCAAAGGAACTTGTGGGTAGGGGTAGAAAGGTCCGATGTAGGGGAACGCCGATGGGCTGTACTGCTGTGGGTACGTCAGTGCGGCGTAGTTCGGATAGGCTGCGTAGCCTGGCCAAGCGTAGTTCGGCAAGTTCGGGGTGTCGTAGCGAGGTGCTCCGGCAGGTGCGGCAGGCGCCATGGGAACAGGTTGTCCCATCATCGGTGCCTGAGCCATCGGTGCTGGTGCTCCCTGCATGCCGGCGGCTCCATGAGTCATCATGCTGCCGGGAACAACCATTTCGCCATTGATCACTTGTCCGCCCACTTGGCCGCCCATTTGCCCGTACGAAACGGGACGAGCTTGGACCTGACGATTGGCAGGTGGCAAAGGCTGCAACCCACCGGTGCGATGCGTGGCAGGCGTGGCAACCAAGCCTGGGTTTGATCCAGCCTTGACGGTCATCAGATCGCGGACGCCGCGTGCTCCAGGAGCATGACGGGCGATTTCAGCGATCAGTTTTCGCTGGGATGCCGAAGCAGCTTCGCCGGTGATCTCCACGATGCCGTCGTAAGCGTTGACGTCCACACCGAAGTCTTTCAGGTGACCGACGGACTTCGCTTTGCCCAAGGCAGCGGCGACGGAACGAGTGATCGCTTCGTCCGAACCGGCTTCTCCACCAGCATCTTCCCAAGCCGCAACAGTGCGGGTTTGCGAGTCAGCGGCTTCTTCGCCGGCAACAGGTGCCACCGAACCAGGAACCACTTCTTGAACTTCGGTTTCCAAAGCTCCCTTGAAGTCGAACGCTTCCGCAGGCTTCACCGCTGCAATCGCAGCGGCCTTGGGCTTGTAAAGCTTTGCTTCGAGAACTTCGAGTTCGTTGACAACATTGACAACGCCATCGACATCCTTCAAAGCCGCCAAGACCAGGTCTTGTTGCTCGGTGCCATCGACGGTGCCGCGGAACACGACCACTCCGTCATTGACTTTCATGTCAAGGTTGAAGTTCTTCAGTTGACCTGCATCACGGCTGACTTTGAGCCGCTGCATGACTTGTTGTGCGATCTCGCGATCACCGCCAAAGGCCTGAGCAGGCCCCAGCGTGGCGATCGCGGCCAGCGCCAGTCCAAAATATTTGCGTCGCATGGAAATGCCTCCCTACAGTCCTTTGTGAGGTGTCATTCACCGACCGCGTTACTCGCGGAAAAAAAGGACCAGCCAACAGCCGGTCCGATCGGTGCTATGGACTGTTTCGGTTGTAACGAGGCCTAGCCGGCAGGTTTTTTCCGATTTTGTGGATAAATCCACACAATTCGGGTTGAACAGCCTGCCAAGAGACCGCGTGTCACAAACCGTTCCCAAACTCAGCCAGCTGTGAAAAACCGCTTGTTCGTCCCCCCACTGCCAATCGGCACCTCCACCCGAGCGCCACATTTGGGGCATCCACCCCGGTAAGCGGTCTGCTGATCATTTCGGTAGATGCGACCGTAGGTTTGGCAACACCGAAACTGAATGCCCAAGAACGGACGCGGGTTTCCCGGCGTGCCATCCGCCCCCAAATTCGTACGTGCTGTGCCCGAACCACCACGCGCATCGTGCACAACATCGAAGTGACTGCCTACGCTTCGTTGAGGCGTGGGATCGACCATGGTTGTCTCCCTCGTAAGCCATGAACGGGAAAGAAGTGTCAGGGACCTGGTTCGCCCGAAGATTCTGACTCGGGTTCTCGCAGCTGTTCAATCGCCAACCGCAATTGTTTGCGAGCCCGGTTCAAACGGCTGCGAACGGTGCCAATGGACAGCTCCAAAATCTCCGCCATTTCCTCATAAGAAGATTCCTCCATTTCTCGCAAGACAAGAATGCTGCGGTGCTGATCGCTGAGTTGCTGCAGAGCCACTTGCACCAACGAAACGTCGTCCTGGCGAATCATGTTCGCATCCACGGCCTCGCCCCCACAAACGACTTCTTCGCCGATTTCTTCACGTTGCTGGTCCAGCGACAGACGAACCTTCTGACGCCGCTTTCGCGACAACGCGATGTTGAAGGCGACCCGATACAGCCACGTGAAAAACTGGCTGTTTTGCTGAAACGTGTCCAGTTTGATGAACGCCCGAATGAAAGCCTCTTGCGTCACTTCCTCGGCATCGTGAACCGAACCGGTGACGTGGATCATGGCGTGATGCAGCCGGTCCTGGTGACGGATCACCAAGCTCTCAAACGCGGACGCGTCACCCGACAACGCCGCTTCGATCAGCGCCACTTCGTCCGCCGACGCAGGATTCGCCGTGGCGTTTTCGTTTCGGTTCGAGTTGGCTGCGTCCACTTCCCCTCAACTTGATGATCGTTCGCTGGGTGATCAGTTTAACTCAAACGAGTCGCCCTGTTGCAAAGCATTTTGGGGCATTCCCCAACGCCGGAGCCTACCGAACGTCCTCATCGAAAT encodes:
- a CDS encoding RNA polymerase sigma factor, yielding MDAANSNRNENATANPASADEVALIEAALSGDASAFESLVIRHQDRLHHAMIHVTGSVHDAEEVTQEAFIRAFIKLDTFQQNSQFFTWLYRVAFNIALSRKRRQKVRLSLDQQREEIGEEVVCGGEAVDANMIRQDDVSLVQVALQQLSDQHRSILVLREMEESSYEEMAEILELSIGTVRSRLNRARKQLRLAIEQLREPESESSGEPGP
- a CDS encoding BON domain-containing protein; its protein translation is MRRKYFGLALAAIATLGPAQAFGGDREIAQQVMQRLKVSRDAGQLKNFNLDMKVNDGVVVFRGTVDGTEQQDLVLAALKDVDGVVNVVNELEVLEAKLYKPKAAAIAAVKPAEAFDFKGALETEVQEVVPGSVAPVAGEEAADSQTRTVAAWEDAGGEAGSDEAITRSVAAALGKAKSVGHLKDFGVDVNAYDGIVEITGEAASASQRKLIAEIARHAPGARGVRDLMTVKAGSNPGLVATPATHRTGGLQPLPPANRQVQARPVSYGQMGGQVGGQVINGEMVVPGSMMTHGAAGMQGAPAPMAQAPMMGQPVPMAPAAPAGAPRYDTPNLPNYAWPGYAAYPNYAALTYPQQYSPSAFPYIGPFYPYPQVPLGWRKVSLEWDDGWWFLDFTDK